A segment of the uncultured Fibrobacter sp. genome:
CCTGGGCTAAGAATCCAAGACTGAAATTGGGGTTCGCAATGACAATCCTGCCTACTGTCTACTTCCTACTCGTAGCACCGCTACGACACCAGCATCATGGAGAACACCATGACGAACAGCGCGACGGTTTCGCCGACGCCCAAGACCATCAGGTAGTTCACGAGGCCCTTGCCGGTTTCGCCGAGGGCGTTGCAGGCGTCCGCAGCGGACTTGCCCACGTACCAGGCAGAAGCCATCATGCCGATGCCACCGAAGATGCCGACACCCAGGTATGCAGCCCAGTTGGCCGGAGCCGCCTGGGACTTGTTCAGGATGTACATCATCAGGAGCATGCCGTAGATTGTCTGCGCAATCGGCGCGCCCACGAAGATGAGCAGCGTAAACAGCGCGTTCTTACCCTTGAGATACGCCTTCTTCCAGGCCCCGATGGCCGCCATGCCGGCAGTCCCGCAGCCCAGCGCAGAACCCACCGCGGCAAGGCCCAAGGCCGCCACCGCGCCGAGTTTCGCGAGCGTTAAAAGTTGAGCTTGATCCATACGTGTTACCTCGCTGGATTAAAGCACCATCATGGAGAACACGAGAACGAACAGGGCCACGGTTTCCACGATACCGAGCACCATCAGGTAGTTCACCATGCCCTTGCCGGTTTCACCGAGGGCGTCGCAAGCCACAGCTGCGGACTTGCCCTGGTACCAGGCAGAAGCCATCATGCCGAGACCGCCGAAGATACCGGCGCCGAGGCAGCCGCCCCAGTTGGTAAAGCCGGATTCAGCAGCCTTGCTCAGGATGAAGTTCATCAAAAGCATGCCGTAAATCGTCTGGGAAATCGGGGCACCCACGAACACCAGGAGTGTGAAGAGGGCGGACTTGCCCTGGGCATAAGCCTTCTTCCACATCGTGATGGCGGACATACCGGCCGTTCCGCAACCAAGGGCAGAGCCCATAGCCGCAATGCCAAGCGCAGCTGCAGCACCCATTTTAGCGAGAGTCACCATTGTATTCGGTTCCATTGTTTTTTCCTCATTAAGTAGCGGGAATCATCCCTTGGTTTAATTTTTTTGCTTGGCGAAGGGGGCGAAGGCAAATCCGCTCCATTCCTGGCCAAGTCCATTTGAAAATTCGAGTGTATTCAGACGTACCGCGTGGACCGCGACGCCCATGACCGCAAGCGCGATGTTCAGGCCATGCACGAAGAGCAGCAAGAAGGCTGCACCGGCGATACCGACAGCGGAGCCAAACAGCGGCGAAAGCATGTCGTTGAACGCCTCGGCGATGGCAGCACCGGACATGCCCACAGCGAACAGACGGATGTAACTGATCACGTCGGTAAAGCTGTTCACCACGTCGAGCACGAGCATCGGGATGCTGATGAAGTCCTGTTTGAGGCGCTTCGGCGGAACGGTAAAGAGCACCAGGAGAACGGCTTCCACGATGAACATCGGGATGACGAACTTCGGCATGTCGATACCGAGCACCATCTGGCACGCAAGGAAGAACATCACCCAGCAGCCGATAAGCCAGCCCACCTGCGCCATGAACGTGGAGTCCTTGCGCTTGATGCGCACGCAGACGTTCCACACGTGAGCGATACTCAGGTGGACCACGGCGATGCAGAAGCAGAACAGCTGGATATGCTGCATCTGGGAAGCACCTGCGGCCTTCGGCACGAAGCTTTCGGGCAGAATCGTGATCGACTGGGCGAAGGCCTTGTAGGCTTCGAACTTCGCAGGGTCAGTCGGGGCACTGGTGCGGATCCAGAGCATCGCGTTCTTCAGCGGTTCAGGCAACCAGCCGTAGTTGGTGATGTCCAGGTAATACGTCCACCCCGCAAGCGCCGGAGAAAGCCCGAGGAAGCTTGCGTTGATGACACCCCACACGATGGTGGCGATGCTCATGAGGTAGATAAAGTGGAAACCAGCAGGGTTCGCCTTCGGCATCTTTTTGCGGGCAAAGAGAGCCAGACCGAGGAACAACAGGCCGTAAGCCGAGTCGCCCACAATCATCGCAAAGAAGATGCTGAAGAAGCAAAGGAACACGGCCGACACGTCCACTTCCTTGTACCCCGGCGAAATGCCGATGATGTCGTACAGGAACTGCATGGGGCGGCTGAGTTTGCTGTAGGTCAACAGCGTCGGGATATCGTCGCCGTCGGCGGGGTCGTCCACCAGGAGGCCCCAGCCGTGTTCGCGGGCGGCCTTCTCGAGTTCGCCGACACGCGGAGCCGGGCAGAAGCCCTGCACGGCAGCGACGTTCTTGTCGCCCACCATCGAGGCCTCGGCTTCGACCATGCGGTAGTCGTCACCCACTTCGAGGAGTTTGTCTTCGATAGATTCCCTGACGCCCGAAAGTTCACCCAGGCGTTTTTCGACGCGGGCAAGCGTTTCCTTGGCTTTCGCTTCCATTTCGCGGTATTCGGCAAGCGACTTCTGCGGCATCGAGATTTCGGTGAAGTTGCCCTTCACGGCGACAGGGGCTTCTCCCCTGCTCACGACAGCCACGTACTTGCCGTTTTCATCCTGGCCGAATTCCTCGACGACACCTTCGCCATCGACTTCGAACGGGATTTTACCGGCATGGAGCTGGTAGAGTTTGACAAAGATACCCTTCGCCTGCAGGGCTGCTGCCGTTGCAGGGTCCAGGTTCTTGAACATGGAAAGTTTGGTGAGTTCCTCTTCGGCCTGTTCCTTGTCGATTTCCGCCTGCTTGCTTTCGGCAACCAGGTTCTGGATTTCATCGATAAGGCTTGCAGCCGGAGCGGCATCCTTCACGGGAGTCACACCCTTCGGGGCTTTTTCGGGCACCACTTCCAAGGCCTTCTGCACACGGTTCATCTCGCCGCGGGCCTTGTTCAGCTTGGCGCCTGCTGCCGCCTGCAAGGGCGTGAGGTGCAAAATTTCAAGCGTACGGAGCGCCTGGAGCGTCTCTTCAACTGCACCTGCAACCGTCAGCACCGTCACTTTCTTCATAGGAGTAATCATGCGGCGGCCTCCTTCGCGAGTGCATCCTGGGCAGCGGTACGGGCGGTGGCCTTACCCTTCGCAAGCTTGCTGCGGGCAACGCCGGACGTCTGCTGGTCGCCCAGGAAGATGTTGATGACGCGGATATTTTCCTTCGCTTCGGGAATCTTCACCTTTTCGAACAGGTTCACGCGCTGGCTCGTGGTACGCAGTTCCTTCGAGAGGAGTTCGTACTGCTTTTCGAGCACGCGGCGTTCGAGACGCAGCGATATCAGGCCCTGGAGGCTTCTGATACCGTCGTCCAGCCACACGGGCGTGGTGAAGAAATCCGGAATGGCGATATTAAAGTCTACCCCGTCGTATGTCGGAATCTTCACGCCGGCGATGTTACCTTCGCCCTGGCGCACTTCCTTCACCGACAGGTACTTTGACCATTCGATGGGTTCGGCAAACAGCGAAATCCAGGAAGCCATGCTCTTGCGGAGCTTGTCCTCCTCTTCTCGCTTAGCCATCACCCTCTCTTGGAGCGTGCGCATTTCCATCTGCAGCTGCTGCTTTTTGAGCAGCAACGTCGGCAGATAGCGCTGGAAGCGCTTCAATGCGTCGCGTTCCGCCTTGAGGGCGTTTTTAGTTAACTTGACCTTCGCCATATTACCCCTTCTTGGGCCAATATTCGTTGATCATCTTGGTCGGAATACCCGTTTCTTCGGGTGCGAAACAGTCGGCAAGGATTTCCCAGCCAAGGTCCAGAGCCTTTTCCAGCGGAATGTTGACGGAAAGGTCCATCATTTCGCTTTCGAAACGCTGGCCATACTTCAACAGCTTCTGGTCCCAGTTACTCATGTTGAAGCCCATGGACTGCTTTTCCAAAGTTTCCTTGTAGCTTGCGTACAGCTGGATCATGGTGTTCATGATGGTACGGTGGTCGCTACGGGTCTTGCCGTTCACCTGCTGTTTCAAACGAGACAGGGAACCGAACGGTTCGATACGGCCCTTACGCAGGTAGAACTGACCTTCGGTAATGTAACCGGTGTTGTCCGGAACCGGGTGGGTCACGTCGTCGCCAGGCATGGTCGTCACGGCAAGGATAGTGATGGAGCCCGAACCTTCGAAGTCCACAGCCTTTTCGTAACGGCTGGCAAGCTGAGAGTAAAGGTCGCCAGGATAACCACGGTTCGACGGAATCTGTTCCATCGTAATGGCGATTTCCTTCATGGCGTCTGCAAAGTTCGTCATGTCGGTGAGGAGCACGAGCACGTTCTTGCCTTCGGTAGCGAACTTTTCAGCCACAGCGAGGGATGCATCCGGCACGAGCAAGCATTCCACGATCGGGTCAGAGGCGGTGTGCATGAACATCACCGTACGGGAAAGAGCACCGTTCTTTTCGAGGAAGTCCTTCAGGTACAGGTAGTCATCGTGCTTCAGGCCCATGCCGCCGAGGATAATCACGTCCACTTCGGCCTGCAATGCGATACGGGCCAAAAGTTCGTTGTACGGTTCACCGGCAATGGAGAAAATCGGGAGCTTCTGCGAAACCACGAGCGTGTTGAACACGTCGATCATCGGGATACCCGTACGCACCATCGTCTTCGGGATGATACGCTTGGCGGGGTTCACGGAAGGGCCGCCGATAGTAATGCGTTCGCCATCCACTTCGGGGCCGTTGTCGCGGGGCTTGCCGGCACCGTTAAACACGCGGCCTAGCAAGGCTTCGCTGTACGGGACCTTCATCGGTTCACCAAGGAAGCGCACTTCGGAGTCGGTCGAAATACCACGGGCACCTGCGAACACCTGCAAGTCCACCATGTCGCCGTCAATGCGGATCACGCGGGCAAGGGATGTTCCGAACGAGCTTGTCACCTGGGCAAGTTCCTGGTTTGCTACACCTTCGGCGCGGAGCGTAATCACGGAACCGGCGATGCGTTCAATACGATGGTATGCCACATTATGCATTAGCGGAAACCTCCTTCACGGAAGCGAAAATACTTTGTTCAAGGTCCTTGAATTCCTGGGAATCGAACTTGACGCGGTTCCAGTCCTTCGTCGATTGAGTGAGCTTGAGGAAGAACGTACGGGCGACGTCCTTCTCGCTGAACTTCATCGGGGTCTTGAGGATGGTGTAAACCTTGTCGAACACGTACTTCTGACGTTCGGCGGAGCAGGCGGCGTCGATTTCGTTATAGGCGTCCTGCTGCAGGTAAACGGCATCGAGGTATTCGGACTTCAGGTAAATCACGAAATCATCGATAGAAGTACCTTCTTCGCCCACCACCTTCATCATGTTGTTCACGTCCACGCCGTTCGCGAGGATGTGACGGGCTTCGGCAACCTTCTTGCTATCGATGATGCCTTCATACTTGGACCAGGAATCCAGCGGGTGGATTGCCGGGAAGCGGCGCTGGTCGGAACGTTCACGGCTAAGGCCGAGGAATGCGCCCACCACCTTCAAGGTAGCCTGGGTCACCGGTTCTTCGAAGTTACCACCTGCAGGCGACACGGAACCGCAAATCGTTACGGAACCGGTAGAGCCGTCCTTCAGGCGAACCACACCACCGCGTTCATAGAAGGCGGCAATCACGGATTCAAGGTAAGCCGGGAAGGCTTCTTCGCCCGGAATTTCTTCCAGACGGCCGCTCATTTCACGCAAGGCCTGTGCCCAACGAGAGGTAGAGTCAGCCAAGAGGAGCACGTTCAGGCCCATCTGGCGGTAGTATTCGGCGAGAGTCACGCCCGTGTACACGGAAGCTTCACGAGCAGCCACCGGCATCGAAGACGTGTTACAAATAATCAGCGTACGTTCCATGAGGGACTTGCCGGTACGCGGGTCAATCAGTTCAGGGAATTCGCGGAGGGTTTCCACCACTTCACCTGCACGTTCACCGCAAGCGGCCAAGATCACGATATCCACGTCGGCGTAGCGACTCATGAGCTGCTGGAGCACGGTCTTGCCGGCACCGAACGGGCCCGGCGTACAGAACGTACCGCCCTGCATCACGGGGAAGAACGTATCGATAATGCGCTGCTGCATGGTCAGAGGCTTGCTCGGACGGAGGCGTTCTTCGAAGGCCTTGATCGGCATCTTCACCGGCCAGGTCTGCACCATCGTCACGTCCTGGGTTTCGCCCTTGTCGTTCTTGAGCTTGGCGACCACATCTTCAACCACATGTTCGCCAGCGGCAGCAACCGATTCAACAGTCCACTTGCCGAGCAGGCGGAACGGCACCATGATGCGGTGCGTGAACACGCCTTCGGGAACAGTGCCGAGCGTATCGCCCGCAACAACCACATCGCCCACCTTGGCGACCGGGGTAAATGCCCACTTTTTATCGCGCGGGAGCGCCTTCAAATATTTACCGCGCTGCAGGAAGAAGCCGCATTCTTCGGCAAGCTTCGGGAGCGGGTTCTGCAGACCGTCAAAGACCTGGGTCAAAAGGCCGGGGCCAAGTTCTACGGACAAAAGTTCGCCGGTGAATTCCACCTCGTCACCCGTCTTGAGCCCCGTGGTGTCTTCGAACACCTGGAGTTCGGCGTAGTCACCGCGAATACGGATGACTTCGCTCTTAAGGGGGATAACTTCGGACTTGCCGTCCTTGTTTTTCTGGGTAAGCTTGGCATACGCCACTTCGTTCTGGGACACGGCGGTTTCGAACTTGACGCGGATCAAGTTTCCGTTCACGCCGATGATTTTTCCGATACTAGCCATTGAAAATGGACCTCCGGTCATTCCTGCTCAGCCGTAGAGGCGTATGCAGGGTCGTTTGCATTAATAACATTCAAAACAGCGCTGTCGCCGGCTTCTTCAGTCAGGCGGGCCCAGCGTTCACAAATTTTCAGCTTGATCGCATATGCGTAAACATGCTTGACAGTCCCCTCGCCTACACCGGCAAGGCAGTCCACAAGCCAGAAACGGGCCTTGTCGATATCCTGCTCTTTTTCCATAGGATTCGACTTGGCAAACGCGTCCTGAATCATCTTCGCGAAAGTGACATCGTAGCCCGGGAAGGACTTGTCCGTAAAACGGACATCGGGCCCCCACGCAGCAGCGCGGAGCCTGCCCGAAACGTTCTTCATCTGGATTTCGTGGGCCTTGTAGGCACGAACGAACTCGTCGTCACATTCTTCGCATTCACCGTCATCGAGCACGGCGTCCAGGGCCGCAAGTTCCGGCTCGGACAGCACACCGACGCAGCGGTGACGGAACTCTTCCATGGAGAGGGGCGGAACATCGCCCATCTCAAGCATCGGAAGAGACGCCATCAGGTAAGAAGGAGAGCTCATCGCTAACCTACTTGGCCTGGGCAGCGGCGTTTACAACGCGGGAAAGTTGAGGACGGAGCAGGGCCGAGAGAGCATCGGCCATGGCAGCTTCGGTAAATTCGTGGGTGACCTTTCCGCCGTCGAGCTTGATGCGGAAGCCGAACTTGACGCCCTTGTCGCTTTCGACCTTGACGCCCTTGCCGAGTTCCTTGGCAAATTCGCCCGTAACAAAGG
Coding sequences within it:
- a CDS encoding V-type ATP synthase subunit B; amino-acid sequence: MHNVAYHRIERIAGSVITLRAEGVANQELAQVTSSFGTSLARVIRIDGDMVDLQVFAGARGISTDSEVRFLGEPMKVPYSEALLGRVFNGAGKPRDNGPEVDGERITIGGPSVNPAKRIIPKTMVRTGIPMIDVFNTLVVSQKLPIFSIAGEPYNELLARIALQAEVDVIILGGMGLKHDDYLYLKDFLEKNGALSRTVMFMHTASDPIVECLLVPDASLAVAEKFATEGKNVLVLLTDMTNFADAMKEIAITMEQIPSNRGYPGDLYSQLASRYEKAVDFEGSGSITILAVTTMPGDDVTHPVPDNTGYITEGQFYLRKGRIEPFGSLSRLKQQVNGKTRSDHRTIMNTMIQLYASYKETLEKQSMGFNMSNWDQKLLKYGQRFESEMMDLSVNIPLEKALDLGWEILADCFAPEETGIPTKMINEYWPKKG
- a CDS encoding V-type ATP synthase subunit A codes for the protein MASIGKIIGVNGNLIRVKFETAVSQNEVAYAKLTQKNKDGKSEVIPLKSEVIRIRGDYAELQVFEDTTGLKTGDEVEFTGELLSVELGPGLLTQVFDGLQNPLPKLAEECGFFLQRGKYLKALPRDKKWAFTPVAKVGDVVVAGDTLGTVPEGVFTHRIMVPFRLLGKWTVESVAAAGEHVVEDVVAKLKNDKGETQDVTMVQTWPVKMPIKAFEERLRPSKPLTMQQRIIDTFFPVMQGGTFCTPGPFGAGKTVLQQLMSRYADVDIVILAACGERAGEVVETLREFPELIDPRTGKSLMERTLIICNTSSMPVAAREASVYTGVTLAEYYRQMGLNVLLLADSTSRWAQALREMSGRLEEIPGEEAFPAYLESVIAAFYERGGVVRLKDGSTGSVTICGSVSPAGGNFEEPVTQATLKVVGAFLGLSRERSDQRRFPAIHPLDSWSKYEGIIDSKKVAEARHILANGVDVNNMMKVVGEEGTSIDDFVIYLKSEYLDAVYLQQDAYNEIDAACSAERQKYVFDKVYTILKTPMKFSEKDVARTFFLKLTQSTKDWNRVKFDSQEFKDLEQSIFASVKEVSANA
- a CDS encoding ATPase gives rise to the protein MITPMKKVTVLTVAGAVEETLQALRTLEILHLTPLQAAAGAKLNKARGEMNRVQKALEVVPEKAPKGVTPVKDAAPAASLIDEIQNLVAESKQAEIDKEQAEEELTKLSMFKNLDPATAAALQAKGIFVKLYQLHAGKIPFEVDGEGVVEEFGQDENGKYVAVVSRGEAPVAVKGNFTEISMPQKSLAEYREMEAKAKETLARVEKRLGELSGVRESIEDKLLEVGDDYRMVEAEASMVGDKNVAAVQGFCPAPRVGELEKAAREHGWGLLVDDPADGDDIPTLLTYSKLSRPMQFLYDIIGISPGYKEVDVSAVFLCFFSIFFAMIVGDSAYGLLFLGLALFARKKMPKANPAGFHFIYLMSIATIVWGVINASFLGLSPALAGWTYYLDITNYGWLPEPLKNAMLWIRTSAPTDPAKFEAYKAFAQSITILPESFVPKAAGASQMQHIQLFCFCIAVVHLSIAHVWNVCVRIKRKDSTFMAQVGWLIGCWVMFFLACQMVLGIDMPKFVIPMFIVEAVLLVLFTVPPKRLKQDFISIPMLVLDVVNSFTDVISYIRLFAVGMSGAAIAEAFNDMLSPLFGSAVGIAGAAFLLLFVHGLNIALAVMGVAVHAVRLNTLEFSNGLGQEWSGFAFAPFAKQKN
- a CDS encoding V-type ATP synthase subunit K (produces ATP from ADP in the presence of a proton gradient across the membrane; the K subunit is a nonenzymatic component which binds the dimeric form by interacting with the G and E subunits), yielding MEPNTMVTLAKMGAAAALGIAAMGSALGCGTAGMSAITMWKKAYAQGKSALFTLLVFVGAPISQTIYGMLLMNFILSKAAESGFTNWGGCLGAGIFGGLGMMASAWYQGKSAAVACDALGETGKGMVNYLMVLGIVETVALFVLVFSMMVL
- a CDS encoding V-type ATP synthase subunit K (produces ATP from ADP in the presence of a proton gradient across the membrane; the K subunit is a nonenzymatic component which binds the dimeric form by interacting with the G and E subunits), with amino-acid sequence MDQAQLLTLAKLGAVAALGLAAVGSALGCGTAGMAAIGAWKKAYLKGKNALFTLLIFVGAPIAQTIYGMLLMMYILNKSQAAPANWAAYLGVGIFGGIGMMASAWYVGKSAADACNALGETGKGLVNYLMVLGVGETVALFVMVFSMMLVS
- a CDS encoding V-type ATP synthase subunit D, with translation MAKVKLTKNALKAERDALKRFQRYLPTLLLKKQQLQMEMRTLQERVMAKREEEDKLRKSMASWISLFAEPIEWSKYLSVKEVRQGEGNIAGVKIPTYDGVDFNIAIPDFFTTPVWLDDGIRSLQGLISLRLERRVLEKQYELLSKELRTTSQRVNLFEKVKIPEAKENIRVINIFLGDQQTSGVARSKLAKGKATARTAAQDALAKEAAA